The region GCGGATCGTCAAGGATAACGTGCGCCATGTCACGAATTCTACGGGGGTTTTCGCAGCGGACCTCCGCTACCGTGATCACCACCGGAGGTCCCCCATGACGCGCACCATCCTGCTGGCCCTGACCCTCATCCTTCCGCAAGCGAGCGCCGCCGCCCTGACCGGACCGGCCGACAGCGGCATCTCCCTGACCTGCCCCATGCGCCTCTGCCCACCCAAGGCCCAGTAAGCCCTCACCGCGAGCCGCACCGACCATAGCCCCGACCCGCCAGAAGCACTGGCGGACCGGGCGTCCTGTCCCCTACCCCACGAGGCCCCCATGACGAGACCCGCTTCCCTGACCGCCCTGCTCCTGCCCCTGTTGCTCGCCGCGTGCGGTGGGGGCGGCACCTCCACCCCAGGCCCGACGCCGACACCGGGGAACGCGATCACCACGCGCCTCGCGGCGTGCCCGGTCGTGAACACCTCATCGGACCCCGCCGCGAGCAGTTGCCTCGCCGGGACGTACGCCGGGAAGACCCTCGGCGGCGCGGCCTGTTCGCTGACGGTCGCGGCGGACGGCAGTTACACCTTCGCCAGTCCGGCCCTGACGTACTCGTTCACGCCCACCCCGCAGGCCATCCGGGTGTTCGGGCATCAGACCCTGCCGGACCTGAATCAGGTGATCTGGCTGATCGACGATCCGCTGACCGCCACCGAACCGAAGGAACTGGACTTCCACGCCACCTGGGGCCGCAATGCGCCCAGCGTGAAACTGGACATCCAGGGTACGAAACGCCTCGCGGGGGGCGGCAGCACCTCCGTGACCTGCACCGTTGCGCTGTAACGTCACGCCGGAACACCACCGACCCCACCCCGCACCCTGAAGGCCGCCTGCATGCGCGCTCAGCGCCGGGCGGCCCCGTTGCGGTAGCCTCAGCGCGTGAGCCTGACTGCTGCCGAACTTCAGACGTACCTGCACGCCCTCGTCCGCGGGGACCTGAAACTCGCCACGATGATCTGGGGCCCCCCCGGCGTGGGCAAGAGCAGCGTCGTGGCGCAGGTCGCCGCCGCGCACGGCCTGGACTTCGTGGACGTGCGCCTGTCGCAGCTGGCCCCCACCGACCTGCGCGGCCTGCCCGTCCCCGAGAGCGACGGCCAGGGGGGCGGCGTGAGCCGCTGGTACCCCCCGGAATTCCTGCCCCGCAGCGGGCGCGGCATCCTGTTCCTGGACGAGGTGAACATGGCCCCGCCCACCATGCAGGGCATGGCGCAGCAGCTGATCCTCGACCGCCGGGTGGGCAGCTACGAACTCCCGGACGGGTGGTTCGTGTGGGCCGCCGGGAACCGCAAGGAGGACCGCGCCAGCGTGTTCGACATGCCCGCCCCCCTCGCCAACCGCTTCCTGCACCTGACGGTCCGCCCGGACTTCGACTCCTGGCGCGCCTACGCCCTGGGCCGGAACCTGCACGAGCACGTCATCGCGTTCCTGACGTTCCGCCCGGAACTCCTGCACCGCCTCGACCCGCAGCAGCCCGCGTGGCCCAGCCCCCGCGCCTGGGAGATGGCCTCCCGCCTGCACCGCGCCGGACTGGACGCCACGCCCGCCATCGGCGAGGCCGCCGGGGCCGAATTCAGCGCGTTCGTGCGCCTGTACGAGCAGCTGCCCGACCTGGGCATCGTCCTGGAGGGCCGGGGCGCGGGCCTGCGCCTGCCGGACGAACCCAGCGTCCGCTACGCCGCCGTCGTCGGCCTCGCCGCGCGCGCCAGCACCGCCGACGAGGCGTACCACGCCTTCACGTGGCTCGCCGACAGCGCCGGACCCGAATGGCTGCAGCTGTACGTCGCCACCCTCGTCAGCAAATTCCAGGCCATCGGGCAACTCGCGGACCTCGCGGAACTCGTCGGCCGGGACGAACGCCTCGCGACGCTCGTGCAGACCACGCTGAGCCTCACGGAAAGCGCGTGAGGAGTGAGCAGAAGGCAAATGGCAGATGGCGGATAGCACCTTCGGCCATCTGCCATCAGCCATCTGCGGTGGTCACGCCATGACCACTCCCGTTCCGGTCACCCCTGAGTTCCAGCGCCTGATCTCCGGCTCCCGGTTGCGGCTGCGGGGACGGTCGGCGTTCTTCGCGACGCTGCTGCTGCACGCGGAGTTCGTGCCGTCGCGGGAGGTCGCGGCGGCGGGCACGGACGGCGAGCGGGTGTACGTGAACCCGGAAGTCGCCGCGACCCTGCCGCCGGACGTGCTGGACGGGCTGCTGCTGCACGAGGTGCTGCACGCGGCGCTGTCGCACGTGGAGCGGCGCGGCCCGCGTGAGAAGAAACGCTGGAACAAGGCCGCGGACCTGATCGTGAACGGCATGGTGTCGGCGGCGGGGCTGCCCACGCCGCCGCAGTCGCGGCGGGACGAGCACCTGGAACGCCTGAGCGTCGAGGAGGTGTACACGTCCATCGAGGCCGAAGCCGAGGGGGACGGCAACGACGAGGGGGACGACCTGCTGGACGGGCCGCCCAGTGACGCGCCGCCACGCGGGCAGAAGCCGGGGCAGGCGGGGCAGACGCAGCGGCAGTGGCAGCAGGCGCTGGCGCAGGCGCGCAGCGTGGAGGCGATGAGCGGCAAGGGCGACGACCCGCTGGGCGAGCACCGCGAGTTGCAGCGCCTCGCCCCGGCGCGACTGGACTGGCGCGCGCACCTGTGGCGCTTCCTGGCGCGCACCCCGGTGGATTTCGGGGGGTTCGACCGGCGGTTCGTGGGGCGCGGCCTGTACCTGGAGGCGCTGGACGACGAGTCCCTGACCGCGCTGATCGCGGTGGATACGTCCGGCAGCGTGGACGACGACGCGGTGCGGGCGCTGGTGGGCGAGGTGCAGGGCGTGCTGGGCGCGTACCCGCACGTCCGCGCGACCCTGTACTACGCGGACACCGAGGCGTACGGCCCGCACGACCTGACGCCCGGCGGCGAGATCCCCCCACCGCAGGGGGGCGGCGGCACCGACTTCCGCCCGATCTTCCGGCTGCTGGACGAGCATGAACCGGACGTCCTGATCTACCTGACCGACGGCTACGGGGACTTCCCCGAGCAGGCGCCGCGCGTCTCCACCCTGTGGATCGTGCCGCCCGGCGGCCTGGAGGACGAGGGCTTCCCCTTCGGTGAGGTGCTGCGCCTGGAGGAACACACGTGAAGCGACACCCGTCTGTTCCGTCGACCAATCGGAACACCACCGATCGGTCAACTCCACGCCCGGCTGCCGCCCGATTCCATCTCGCATCCGCTCGGGTCAAGTGCTTCTGGCGAAGCGCTCGACCGGAACTATGATCGCCACCAGTCGCCCGGACGGCTTCGAGGTCGCCCTGACGCTGACCCCGGAGGCGGGGTCGGTGTGGTTCGTGTTCGACGGGCCAAAACTCGTCCTGCGCGCGGACCGCAGCCTTCCGACGGGCGAGGCTCCTCTGCCCGTGGTGGACGTGACGCCGCTGGGCACCCTGCGCGGCACGTCGTATCTGGCGGCCGGGCTGGAAGGTGACCTGCCCGACGGGTTCCAGTCGATCCCAGTCCGATCCGGCTTCGGCCGTCTGCCGGAGCACCACATGGGGCTGGCCGGGTACGCCGCGCAGGTCATCGAGTTCGCGCGCACGCACCGCTACTGCGGCCGCTGCGCCACGCCCCTGAGTGACGCCGCGCATGAACGCTCGCGCCGCTGCCCGAACTGCGGACTGACGGTGTACCCGCGCGTGGCCCCCGTCGCGATGGTGCTGATCCGGCGCGGGCAGGGCCGGGACACCGAACTGCTGCTGGCCCGCAGCCCGCACTTCCCGCCCGGCATGTACTCCGCGCTGGCGGGCTTCGTGGAACCCTCCGAGACCCTGGAGGCCGCCGCCCGGCGCGAGGTGCAGGAGGAAGTCGGCGTGCAGATCCGTGACCTGCGGTACCAGTTCAGTCAGCCGTGGCCGTTCCCGCACTCGCTGATGCTGGGCTTCACCGCCGAGTATGCCGGGGGCGACATCACCCCGCAACCCGGCGAGATCGACGACGCCCGCTGGTTCCCCGTCACCGACCTGCCCACGCTGCCCGCCGCGTTCAGCATCGCGCGGGCACTGATCGACGGGGCGGTGGCGGGCGCGCTGGAGGAAGTGGGGAGTGGAAAGTAGGGAGTGGATCGGCTGATGTGCACGTCGCCCTTGCCCACACGCATCGGACCCGCCCACCCACGGGCCATCCACTTCCCACTCCCTACTCCCCACTTCCCTTTCCCCCCGTGCCATCATCGCTGCGATGACTGGTGAGCTTGACCCGCGGACGCTGACGATCTTGGGTGTGGAGGGGGCGCTGGAGGCGGCGGGTGCGCCGCGAGCGACGGCGGACACGCTGTCCGGGCTGTCGGCGCATCCGGACGCGCGGGTGCGGGCGCGGGTGGCGCGGCATCCGAACACGCCGGTGGAGGTGCTGGGGTCGCTGGCGGCGGCGTACCCGGCGGACGTCCTGGCGAACCCGGGGTTGCCGCTGATGCGCCTGGCGCGCCCGAACCTGCTGGGGGTGTTCCCGGCGGACGGGGTGATCGCGCTGCTGAACGCGCCGGGCGTGCCGGGCTGGGTGGTGGATTCGGCGCTGCGGCACGAGGATTACGCGGTGCGCACGGCGCTGGCGGGCCGGTCTGATCTGAGTGCGGAGCGGGTGGCGGCGCTGGCGCAGGACGCCGGGTGGCAGATCCGCGAGGCGGTCGCGCGGCGCGACGAGCTGCCGGAGGCGCTGGTGCGGCAGCTGGCGGCGGACGACGATTACGACGTGCGCAAGGCCGTCGCGTCCCGCCCCGACCTGCCGGGGGACGTGCTGCGGGTGCTGGTGGGGGACGCGCACGGCATGGTGCGGGCCGGGGTGGCGCGGCGGCTGGACCTGCCGCTGGACTGCATGATCCAGCTCGCGGCGGACGGCGACCCGGACGTGCTGGCGACCCTGGCGCGGCGGGTGGATCTGCCCCGGTCGGTGCGGGAGTGGCTGGCGACGAACGACCAGCCGCTCGTGCGCGCCGCAGCCCTCCAGGCGTGGACGGTCCCGGCGGAGTGGCTGGCGCGGGCGGAGGTGGACGCCGACCCGGACGTGCGCGCCGCGCTGGCCCGCCGCCCGGACGCCCCGGCGGAGCTGCTGACGCGACTGGCGGGCGACGAGTCCGAGACGGTCCGCCGCGCCGTGCTGGAACGCAGCGACCTGCCCGAGGACGCCGTGCTGGCGCTGGCCCGCGCGCCGGAGGCGGACATCCGCCTGCACGTGGCGAGCGCGGAGGGGATTCCCGCGTCGGTGCTGGACGCCCTGCTGACCGACCCGGATGCCAGCGTGCGGACGGTGCTGGCGGTGCGCCCGGACCTGGGCGAGGCGCAGCTGGAGGTGCTGGCGGGCGACCCGAACCCGGAGGTGCGCCGCGCCGTGGCGTACGCGACCGGCACCCCGGGCAGGACGCTGGCTGGGCTGGCCCGCGACCCGAACGCCGGGGTGCGCCGCGCGGCGGCCCTGCACCCGAACCTCGACCCCGAGGACCTGGGGGTCCTGGCCGGGGACCCGGACGAGGGCGTGCGGCTGGCCGTCGCTGGGCGCGCGGACCTCTCCCCCAGCGTGCGGGACGCGCTGCGGGCCGATCCGGAGGCCAGCGTGCGCGAGGAGGCCGCGCGGGTCGGCGCGTGACGGACATCCGCCTGCCCCTGGGGGGCGTGAAGTTCAGCGTGCGGGCCGTGATCCTCTGCACGCGCGGGGACACGCTCCTGACGAACTGCGGGCCCGGCGAGCACGGCAGCGGCTTTCATTTTCTGCCGGGCGGCGCGGTCAGGACGGACGAGGCTGCCGCGCAGGCCGCCGCGCGCGAATGGCACGAGGAGACCGGCCTCACCGCAGACGCGCTGCGGCTGGTCGGGGTCGTCGAGAGCTTCTTCGGCCCGCCGGGGCGGCGCGAGCACGAGATCGGCTTCTGCTACCACCTGCCCGCCCCACCCGATCTGCCGGACGGGACGTTCACCGTGCAGGACAACCCGGACGTACAGTGTCAGTGGGTGCCCTTCGACCGGATCGAGGCGACCCCGGTGTACCCGCTGGTCATCCGGGACCTGCTGCGCGTCCCGCCGGGCGAGGTGCGGCACATCCTCAACCGCGAAGCGTAGAACAGGCCCCCTCCAGATGAATCGGAGGGGGCTTCTCGTGAGGGTCGGGTCAGATGGCGAGGCCCTGGGCGTGGGCGCTGACGTCCCTGCTCTCGTACTGGCCGGGCGGCAGGCCGATGCTGGGGGTGTTCGCCTCGAATTCGTCGCTCCAGCCGACTTCCTCCAGGACTTTCTTCCACGCGCCGATGCTCTCGTTCCGGTAGATCTGGTAGGCGGCCATGCCGACCTCGGGGCCGCCGCGCGCGATGACGCTTTCCACCCAGGCCCACTTGGCGGACACGTTGCGGAGTTCGGCGGTGGTGCGCAGTTCCTTCTGGATGCGCTTCATGCGCTTCTCGATGGTCTGCACGCCCGCGAAGGGGTCGGCGAAGTGCGGCGTGTGGCGTTTGGGCACGAACGGGCTGATGCCCAGCGCGATGCGGTTGATCTTCGCGAGGTCCTTGGTGAACTCGATCAGTTCGGTGATGTCGTCGTCGTTCTCGGGGCCGAGGCCGATCATCATGTACACCTTGACGCCCTTGAAGCCCAGGTCGCGGCTGATGTGCGCGGTCTTGGTGAGGTCCTCGGTGGTGATGCCCTTCTTCAGCCAGCGGCGCAGGCGTTCGCTGGGCGCGTCGCTCGCGACGGTGAAGGTGCGCAGGCCGCCCGCCTTGAGGATCTCGGCCAGTTCGGCGTCGACGGTGTCGGCGCGGATGGAGCTGACGCCCAGCTTGATGCCACGGTCGGTCAGGGTGCGGCCCACGAACTTGGTGTGCGGGAAGTCGCTGAGGGCCGCGCCGACCAGGCCGACCTTCTCGACCCAGTCGGGGATGGTGTCCAGCAGTTCCTGCGCCTGGTTGTTGCGATTCGGGCCGTACATGGTCCGCGCGAGGCAGAACGTGCAGGGGCGCGGGCAGCCGCGCTGGGCTTCGACGAGGAACATGTTGCTCAGTTCGCTGTGCGGCGTGACGATCTGACTGTACGCGGGCAGCAGTTCCTTGGGCGCGGTGGCCCACTTGGGTTCGTGGACGTGCCGCGCGGGCAGGAAGATGCCGGGCATCCCATCGATCAGGTCGTAGAAGTCCTCGCGGCTCGTCGCCTCGCGCAGGGCCTCGCTGATGACGGGCACGATCTGCTCGCCGTCCCCGATGACGATGATGTCCGCGAAGGGCGTCAGGGGGTAGGGGTTACTGCTCGTGAACGGCCCGCCGATCATGACGATGGCGTCGCTGTCGTCCCGTTCCTCGCGCAGGGGGCGCAGGCCCGCGACGTCCAGCGTGCGGATGATGTTCGTCAGGTCCAGTTCGAACGACACGCTCAGCGCGAAGAGGTTGCAGTCCCCGGCGTCCCGCCCGGACTCGACGGTGGGGAGGGCCTGACCGGTGCGTTCGAAGGCGTCCACGTCGTCGGGCAGGAACGCGCGTTCGCAGGCGACGCCCTCTTCCTGGTTGAACATGCGGTAGATGACCTGGTAGCCCAGCGAGGCCATGCCCACGGAGTAGCGGTTCGGGAAGGCCAGGGTCACGCGGACGGGGGCCTGCTTGTAGATCGTGCCGGTCTCGTCGTCCAGCAGGGGTTTGATGGTCGTGCGCCAGTAGCTCAAGGGTCCTCCGGGGGCGCGCGGCTGGAGGGGGGGTGTCCCTCCGGGCTCCTCACCGGGTCCGCCCGGGGGCGGCGCGCGTCACAATCGGCGATTCTAGCGGAAGCGCGCAGGTGCAAGTGGGGGGCGCGTCACGTGCCGCCGCGTGCCGGGGCGCACACCGGGGGCATGGGAGGCGTCCGGCGCGCGGGGGGTGCATGGCGTAGAATGCCGCGCATGAAGAGTGATCCCGTGGATCTGACCCTGTTCCTGGCGCAGAGCGTGGTGGACCAGCCGTCGCTGGTGCGCGTCTCGAAGCGCGGCCCGACCGTGATGGTGCGCGTCGGCCCCGGCGAGGAGGGCCGCCTGATCGGCCGTCAGGGGCGCGTGATCCAGGCGATCCGCACGCTCGTGCGCGCCGCGTCGGACCCGCGCGAACGGCTGAACGTCGACCTGGACGCGCCCAGAAAAGCGTGACGGGCGGGCAGGACCGGACGCGGCTCGGGTATTTCCTCGGGCCGCATGGCGTGAAGGGTGGCGTGAAGGTGTACGTGCTGGGTGACCAGGAGCAGTTCCGGGCGCTGAAGCGGGTGTTCGTGGAGGGGCGCGGCTGGCTGCGTGTCGCGCGGCTGGAGATGCTCGCGCCGGGCGTGGCCCTGCACCTGGCGGGCGTGACGTCGCGCGAGGCGGCGGAGGAGTTGCGTGGCCTGAACGTGTTCGCGGCGGACGACGAGCTGCCCGAGCCCGAGGAGGGCGTGTACTACTACCACGAGCTGCGCGGCCTGACCCTGCACGGCGCGGGTGGCGAGGTGCTGGGCGAGGTCGTGGACGTGGAGGACGCCGGGCATCAGGACCTGCTGGTCGTGCGGCACGAGGGCGGCGAGTCGTTCGTGCCCCTTCAGGCGCCGTACGTGCTGGTGAACCTGAACGACCGCAGGCGCCCGGCGTCGCTGGCGCTCTCCGCGGACGCCCCGGCGGGTCTGCTGGAGGCGGATGCCCCTGAGGTCGGCGGCGATGACGCCTGAGCCCACCCCGGACGGCCCACTGACCTTCTCGTTTCTGACGCTGTTCCCCGAGTTGCTGGCGCCCTTCGCGTCCGAGGCGATCCTCGGGAAGGCCCGCGAGCGGGGGTTGGTGGACGTGAACCTCGTGAACATGCGGGACTACTCGCAGAACAAACACCTGAAGGTGGACGACACGCCGTACGGGGGCGGGGCGGGCATGGTGATCCGCGTGGACGTCGCCGAGCGCGCCATGGCCAGCCTGCCGCCTGCCGACGAGGTAATCCTGTTCAGTCCGGCCGGGCAGCCGTTCACCCAAGCGGTCGCGGAGGAACTGGCCGGGAAGGCGCACCTCGTGTTCCTGTGCGGCCGCTACGAGGGCTTCGACGCCCGCGTTGAGGGGCTGGTCACGCGCGAACTGAGCATCGGGGACTTCGTGATGATGGGCGGCGAGGCGGCCGCCGCGTGCGTGCTGGAGGCCGTGGCCCGCCTGCGGCCCGGTGTGCTGGGCGACGCGGACTCGCACCGGGCCGATTCGTTCAGTTCGGGCCTGCTGGACTACCCCGAGTACACGCGGCCCCTGGCGTGGCAGTCGCAGGAGGTGCCGGAGGTGCTGCGCGGCGGGAACCACGCGGCCATCGCAGCGTGGCGGCGTGAGCAGGCGCTCAGGCGTACGCTAACCCGCCGCCCGGACCTGCTCGCCTCGGCCCCGCTGACCCCGCAGGACAGCGCCACGCTGCTGACCCTGGGGGCCACCCCGGACGACCTGACGGGCTGGGGCGCGCCCCCACCGCCGCCACCGAAGAAGCCGAACCGCAAGAAAAAACCGATTGGGACGCCCTCCGGAACGTGAGAATCCAGTCAAAACTTCGTTTCTTCTGTGGGATGCGCTCAAGTCGCGCGGGGCGGAACGCGCCAGCATGACAGCCTATGCGCGTTCCGCTGTTTCCCCTGCCGAATCTGGTGCTGTTCCCGGGCGTGGTGCTGCCGCTGTACGTGTTCGAACCCCGGTACCGCACGCTGCTGGCGGACGTGCAGGCCAGCGGGCAGCCGTTCGGGATCGTGCGCATCCTGCAGACGTCCAAGGAGTCGGATCTGCCGTTCCAGGACCGGGTGTCGCGCGTGGGTACCCTGGCGCACCTGCGGCACGCCGATCCGCACGAGGACGGCACGAGCACGATCATCATCGCGGGCGGCGACCGCTTCCAGGTGCAGGACTTCCACACGGACCACCCGTACCTGAGCGCCGACGTGACCCTGTGGCCGCTGGAGGCTGAAGGTGACCTGAGCCCCGCCGAGGCCGAGGGGGCGGCGCAGGCCACCGCCCGTGAACTCCTGTCGGCCCTGCTGCGCCTGAACCCGGAGAACACCGAGGCTCTGCGCGCCGCCGCCCCGGAGGACCCCCTCCTGATCGCCAGTTTCGCCGCGAGCGTCCTGCCGCTGAGCCCTGAATCGCGCGAGGACGCCCTGCGTGCCCGGACGCTGCTGGACCGGCTGGACCACCTGCTGGGACAGGTCCCGACGACCGCGAAGACGCTGAATTGAGCTGAGGGTCGAGGGTCTAAGCGTCTAAGGCTGATCCCCTTTGACGCTTAGACCCTCGACCTTTCGACCCCAAAATTCTGTCCCGCACATAATCGAGTCCGCTCTGCTAGGCTGTGTGCTCGATGGCGACGGTGGCGGAATTACGGGAGAAACTGCGGCGGCCCCTGGCGGCGGAGCTGGCGTCCGGCTGCCAGAACCGCGTGGTGGCGGGCGGCGTGGAGAAACTGCTCGCCTCGCCGCTGGGGAACCCCTTCCCGAAGGTGCGTGAGGCCCTGGCCGGGTACGCGGGTCTGGACGCGGCAGGGCGCGAGGTGGCACTGCGCGCGGCCCTGGACCTGCTGACCGAACCCGACAGCCAGAAGGCCGCGACCCGCGCCGCCCCGGTCGCCAGGCGGGTCGCCGTGCCCACCGCCGAGCCCGGCGAGCGCCTGCTCCCGGACGCGCCGGTCGAGCGGCTCGACAGTGGCCCCGGCGGCGCACGCAAACTGCACACGCTGGGCCTGCACCTGCTGCGCGACGTGCTGCACGCCTACCCGCACCGACACGAGGACCGCCGCGCCCTGCCCGACCTGTCCGAGATCGAGGAAGGGCAGAAGGTCACGGTGGAGGGCCGCGTGGTCGCCAAGTCCCGCCGCAGCCCCAAACCCGGCATGC is a window of Deinococcus grandis DNA encoding:
- the rimM gene encoding ribosome maturation factor RimM (Essential for efficient processing of 16S rRNA) is translated as MTGGQDRTRLGYFLGPHGVKGGVKVYVLGDQEQFRALKRVFVEGRGWLRVARLEMLAPGVALHLAGVTSREAAEELRGLNVFAADDELPEPEEGVYYYHELRGLTLHGAGGEVLGEVVDVEDAGHQDLLVVRHEGGESFVPLQAPYVLVNLNDRRRPASLALSADAPAGLLEADAPEVGGDDA
- a CDS encoding ATP-binding protein, with translation MSLTAAELQTYLHALVRGDLKLATMIWGPPGVGKSSVVAQVAAAHGLDFVDVRLSQLAPTDLRGLPVPESDGQGGGVSRWYPPEFLPRSGRGILFLDEVNMAPPTMQGMAQQLILDRRVGSYELPDGWFVWAAGNRKEDRASVFDMPAPLANRFLHLTVRPDFDSWRAYALGRNLHEHVIAFLTFRPELLHRLDPQQPAWPSPRAWEMASRLHRAGLDATPAIGEAAGAEFSAFVRLYEQLPDLGIVLEGRGAGLRLPDEPSVRYAAVVGLAARASTADEAYHAFTWLADSAGPEWLQLYVATLVSKFQAIGQLADLAELVGRDERLATLVQTTLSLTESA
- the nudC gene encoding NAD(+) diphosphatase; translated protein: MIATSRPDGFEVALTLTPEAGSVWFVFDGPKLVLRADRSLPTGEAPLPVVDVTPLGTLRGTSYLAAGLEGDLPDGFQSIPVRSGFGRLPEHHMGLAGYAAQVIEFARTHRYCGRCATPLSDAAHERSRRCPNCGLTVYPRVAPVAMVLIRRGQGRDTELLLARSPHFPPGMYSALAGFVEPSETLEAAARREVQEEVGVQIRDLRYQFSQPWPFPHSLMLGFTAEYAGGDITPQPGEIDDARWFPVTDLPTLPAAFSIARALIDGAVAGALEEVGSGK
- a CDS encoding vWA domain-containing protein, translating into MTTPVPVTPEFQRLISGSRLRLRGRSAFFATLLLHAEFVPSREVAAAGTDGERVYVNPEVAATLPPDVLDGLLLHEVLHAALSHVERRGPREKKRWNKAADLIVNGMVSAAGLPTPPQSRRDEHLERLSVEEVYTSIEAEAEGDGNDEGDDLLDGPPSDAPPRGQKPGQAGQTQRQWQQALAQARSVEAMSGKGDDPLGEHRELQRLAPARLDWRAHLWRFLARTPVDFGGFDRRFVGRGLYLEALDDESLTALIAVDTSGSVDDDAVRALVGEVQGVLGAYPHVRATLYYADTEAYGPHDLTPGGEIPPPQGGGGTDFRPIFRLLDEHEPDVLIYLTDGYGDFPEQAPRVSTLWIVPPGGLEDEGFPFGEVLRLEEHT
- a CDS encoding B12-binding domain-containing radical SAM protein; its protein translation is MSYWRTTIKPLLDDETGTIYKQAPVRVTLAFPNRYSVGMASLGYQVIYRMFNQEEGVACERAFLPDDVDAFERTGQALPTVESGRDAGDCNLFALSVSFELDLTNIIRTLDVAGLRPLREERDDSDAIVMIGGPFTSSNPYPLTPFADIIVIGDGEQIVPVISEALREATSREDFYDLIDGMPGIFLPARHVHEPKWATAPKELLPAYSQIVTPHSELSNMFLVEAQRGCPRPCTFCLARTMYGPNRNNQAQELLDTIPDWVEKVGLVGAALSDFPHTKFVGRTLTDRGIKLGVSSIRADTVDAELAEILKAGGLRTFTVASDAPSERLRRWLKKGITTEDLTKTAHISRDLGFKGVKVYMMIGLGPENDDDITELIEFTKDLAKINRIALGISPFVPKRHTPHFADPFAGVQTIEKRMKRIQKELRTTAELRNVSAKWAWVESVIARGGPEVGMAAYQIYRNESIGAWKKVLEEVGWSDEFEANTPSIGLPPGQYESRDVSAHAQGLAI
- the trmD gene encoding tRNA (guanosine(37)-N1)-methyltransferase TrmD encodes the protein MTPEPTPDGPLTFSFLTLFPELLAPFASEAILGKARERGLVDVNLVNMRDYSQNKHLKVDDTPYGGGAGMVIRVDVAERAMASLPPADEVILFSPAGQPFTQAVAEELAGKAHLVFLCGRYEGFDARVEGLVTRELSIGDFVMMGGEAAAACVLEAVARLRPGVLGDADSHRADSFSSGLLDYPEYTRPLAWQSQEVPEVLRGGNHAAIAAWRREQALRRTLTRRPDLLASAPLTPQDSATLLTLGATPDDLTGWGAPPPPPPKKPNRKKKPIGTPSGT
- a CDS encoding NUDIX domain-containing protein, whose product is MTDIRLPLGGVKFSVRAVILCTRGDTLLTNCGPGEHGSGFHFLPGGAVRTDEAAAQAAAREWHEETGLTADALRLVGVVESFFGPPGRREHEIGFCYHLPAPPDLPDGTFTVQDNPDVQCQWVPFDRIEATPVYPLVIRDLLRVPPGEVRHILNREA
- a CDS encoding KH domain-containing protein — encoded protein: MKSDPVDLTLFLAQSVVDQPSLVRVSKRGPTVMVRVGPGEEGRLIGRQGRVIQAIRTLVRAASDPRERLNVDLDAPRKA
- a CDS encoding LON peptidase substrate-binding domain-containing protein, which encodes MRVPLFPLPNLVLFPGVVLPLYVFEPRYRTLLADVQASGQPFGIVRILQTSKESDLPFQDRVSRVGTLAHLRHADPHEDGTSTIIIAGGDRFQVQDFHTDHPYLSADVTLWPLEAEGDLSPAEAEGAAQATARELLSALLRLNPENTEALRAAAPEDPLLIASFAASVLPLSPESREDALRARTLLDRLDHLLGQVPTTAKTLN